A genomic region of Dethiosulfovibrio faecalis contains the following coding sequences:
- a CDS encoding DUF3089 domain-containing protein, with the protein MKLTILLTLCLMGVFLMAVGASAEQISPDYKDDFAWVSKPEKPDKPVDVFYVYPTIYMDKEPSNMDISRKDLRSNAEGLLVAQAGVYSPYSNLFAPFYRQQTAASQSMEPNNGGRDAFADPIFRVGYSDVERAFDHYVEHLNQGRPFILAGHSQGSMVIVELMRRRMADPKLQKRLVAAYIIGYTVKKTDLEGYPQMRLAEGETDTGVIITYNTQGPDAEGSPVLLTDAVAVNPLNWKTDATPASRKDNSGAVFFNDSTGEVVETIPDFCGAYVDTDTGALIATDIRSPEKVDLVNMGRWPKEVYHRFDYAFFYENLKANVKKRIDSYLSIDR; encoded by the coding sequence ATGAAATTAACGATACTGCTAACGCTGTGTTTGATGGGGGTGTTTCTTATGGCGGTGGGAGCTTCGGCGGAACAGATCTCGCCGGATTACAAAGACGACTTCGCTTGGGTTTCCAAGCCGGAAAAGCCGGACAAGCCTGTGGACGTGTTTTACGTGTATCCGACGATCTATATGGACAAGGAACCGTCGAACATGGACATATCCCGGAAGGACCTGCGGAGCAACGCCGAGGGGTTGCTCGTAGCCCAGGCGGGGGTTTACTCTCCGTACTCTAATCTGTTCGCCCCATTCTATCGGCAGCAGACCGCCGCCTCCCAGAGCATGGAGCCCAATAACGGTGGTCGAGACGCCTTTGCCGATCCCATCTTCAGGGTCGGCTATTCCGACGTGGAGCGGGCCTTCGATCACTATGTCGAGCATCTGAACCAGGGGCGCCCTTTCATCCTGGCCGGACACAGTCAGGGATCTATGGTCATCGTCGAGCTTATGCGCAGGCGTATGGCAGACCCTAAACTCCAAAAGCGGCTCGTGGCGGCCTACATCATCGGCTACACGGTTAAGAAAACCGATCTGGAAGGGTATCCTCAGATGAGGCTTGCCGAGGGCGAGACGGACACGGGGGTCATAATCACCTATAACACCCAGGGTCCCGATGCCGAAGGATCTCCCGTTTTGTTGACCGATGCAGTGGCGGTCAATCCGCTCAACTGGAAAACCGATGCTACCCCCGCGTCACGGAAGGATAACTCCGGGGCCGTATTCTTCAACGATTCGACCGGCGAGGTGGTCGAGACCATTCCCGATTTCTGTGGCGCGTACGTTGATACCGATACGGGAGCTTTGATAGCCACGGACATAAGAAGCCCTGAAAAGGTGGATCTGGTGAACATGGGCCGCTGGCCGAAAGAGGTCTACCATCGTTTCGACTACGCTTTCTTTTACGAGAATCTCAAGGCCAACGTAAAGAAGAGAATCGACTCCTATCTGTCCATCGACCGGTAG
- a CDS encoding thiamine pyrophosphate-dependent dehydrogenase E1 component subunit alpha has translation MCAKAILKEPTIPVKNYDRDLLIELYRKMVSIRLFEQKVEHHFLAGDIPGFVHLYIGEEGIGTGVMANLTKEDYIESTHRGHGHTIAKGADLNRMMAEIFGKKTGYCKGKGGSMHIADFSVGMLGANGIVGGGYTLAVGAALASKLREDGRISVVFFGDGASNRGTFHEALNMAAAWKLPVLFVCENNEWASTTPYLTTTSVADIADRAQGYGIPGYMVDGNDVLSVYETSKEVVDYIRSGNGPVLLECKTYRIKGHFVGDPEKYRTKEEVQEVFDNNNPINRFEEKVIEAGVLSREDLDAVYGEVEAAIEEAVRYALESPEPDPSELFDDLYV, from the coding sequence ATGTGTGCGAAAGCGATCCTTAAAGAGCCGACGATCCCGGTCAAGAATTACGATCGAGATCTGTTGATAGAGCTCTACCGCAAGATGGTCTCGATCCGTCTCTTCGAGCAGAAGGTCGAACATCATTTCCTGGCCGGGGATATTCCCGGTTTCGTCCATCTGTACATCGGAGAGGAAGGCATCGGCACCGGGGTGATGGCCAACCTTACCAAGGAAGACTATATCGAGAGTACCCACAGAGGACACGGTCACACCATAGCCAAGGGCGCCGATCTGAATCGGATGATGGCGGAGATTTTCGGCAAGAAGACCGGCTATTGCAAGGGCAAGGGCGGTTCGATGCATATAGCGGACTTCAGCGTCGGCATGCTTGGCGCCAACGGCATCGTCGGCGGAGGATATACCCTGGCCGTCGGAGCGGCTCTGGCCTCCAAGCTTCGTGAGGACGGCAGAATTTCCGTGGTGTTCTTCGGAGACGGAGCGTCCAACAGAGGCACCTTCCATGAGGCGCTGAACATGGCGGCGGCATGGAAACTGCCGGTCCTTTTCGTGTGCGAGAACAACGAGTGGGCCTCCACTACTCCCTATCTCACCACGACCTCGGTGGCGGACATAGCCGACCGGGCTCAGGGCTACGGTATTCCCGGCTATATGGTGGACGGCAACGACGTCCTTTCCGTCTACGAGACCTCAAAGGAAGTGGTGGATTACATCCGTTCCGGCAACGGACCGGTTCTTCTCGAGTGCAAGACCTACAGGATAAAGGGACACTTCGTCGGCGACCCCGAAAAGTACCGCACCAAGGAAGAGGTCCAGGAGGTCTTCGACAACAACAACCCGATAAACCGGTTCGAGGAGAAGGTTATCGAGGCGGGCGTTCTTTCCCGAGAGGACCTGGACGCAGTCTACGGCGAGGTGGAGGCGGCCATAGAAGAGGCCGTGCGCTATGCGTTGGAGAGCCCCGAGCCTGACCCCTCGGAGCTGTTCGACGATCTTTACGTGTAG
- a CDS encoding DUF2335 domain-containing protein produces the protein MADDHLDETLDELVSDELASPTWASEAKKDKEALRCFATRFSANFSYILPPPEVLRGYEQIHPGITKTLLEMAQSEAQTRQYCAKRSMDAVARGQFIGGGIAVIGFGSAVFFAVKGLGGASVTSVIAGVAAIVASIVSSHISKDEHEEE, from the coding sequence ATGGCTGACGACCACCTGGATGAGACGTTAGATGAGCTTGTTTCTGATGAACTAGCTTCTCCTACGTGGGCTTCCGAAGCCAAAAAGGACAAAGAGGCCCTTCGCTGTTTTGCCACGAGGTTCTCTGCGAATTTCTCCTATATCTTGCCTCCTCCTGAAGTACTGCGTGGGTACGAACAAATACATCCTGGAATTACGAAAACACTTTTAGAAATGGCTCAATCTGAGGCTCAAACCCGGCAGTATTGTGCAAAAAGAAGTATGGATGCCGTTGCTAGGGGTCAATTTATAGGTGGAGGAATTGCGGTTATAGGCTTTGGAAGTGCTGTCTTTTTCGCTGTAAAGGGATTAGGCGGTGCGAGTGTAACCTCTGTTATCGCTGGTGTAGCGGCTATAGTTGCGTCCATAGTCTCTAGCCACATCAGCAAAGATGAACACGAAGAGGAATAA
- a CDS encoding PPC domain-containing DNA-binding protein codes for MGTFEAATPRGARRIAVRITPGSDLFQGIRDVCRHFGITCASVESALGSLASATVVCISDDSESPSGASYKEPTHIEAPMELVALCGTVGAMDGETSIHLHGTVALDEKTPYCGHLVDDGKNTVLATVEMQIVELIGMNWVRRHDPETGFTLFKPEDSRYPDIGEPGR; via the coding sequence ATGGGGACCTTCGAGGCGGCGACGCCCAGAGGAGCCAGACGGATAGCGGTTCGAATAACCCCGGGCAGCGACTTGTTCCAGGGGATAAGAGATGTCTGCCGCCATTTCGGCATAACCTGCGCCTCCGTCGAGAGCGCTCTGGGAAGCCTGGCATCTGCCACAGTGGTGTGTATATCCGACGACTCCGAATCCCCCTCGGGGGCCTCCTACAAAGAGCCGACCCATATCGAGGCTCCTATGGAACTGGTAGCCCTCTGTGGAACGGTAGGCGCCATGGATGGGGAGACCTCCATACATCTTCACGGAACGGTGGCGCTGGACGAGAAAACGCCCTACTGCGGACACCTGGTAGACGACGGGAAGAACACCGTTCTGGCTACAGTGGAGATGCAGATAGTGGAGCTTATAGGGATGAACTGGGTCCGTCGTCACGACCCGGAGACAGGTTTCACTCTTTTCAAACCGGAAGACAGCCGTTATCCGGATATCGGAGAGCCCGGGAGGTGA
- the glgC gene encoding glucose-1-phosphate adenylyltransferase — MIRGQYGRVLGIVLAGGKGERLMPLTKYRAKPAVHFGAKYRIVDFAISNLINSGIFSIYVLVQFKSQSLNEHIDKAWQFGGALRGRDFFVTLVPAQMWRGERWFEGTADAVYQNMHLVTLYDADRICVFAADHIYKMDVEQMLTYHMDHNADVTVAANVVPSCEAHQFGCIETDERGKITGFMEKPKNPPEIPGRPGFSYVSMGNYIFEREILEESLLEDASMEHSSHDFGRDIIPRLVGRGRVFAYDFSTNVLPGINDAHWRDDKPYWKDVGTIKAYWQAHMDLLQNDSEMTLYNPHWPIRTVSFADPPAYAYPSDGESCNVSSTLMAEGSRILGAEVEKSVLSRNCVILPGAKVEECIIGQGVIIGRNCRLRRVIVDGHNEIPNGTVLGYDLEEDGKQNTVDESSGIVVVPMPQMQLRKKPDSVKETGEWMSFS, encoded by the coding sequence ATGATACGGGGACAATATGGAAGGGTTTTGGGCATAGTCCTTGCTGGCGGAAAAGGCGAACGACTCATGCCTTTGACCAAATACAGGGCCAAACCCGCGGTTCACTTCGGAGCGAAATACCGTATCGTGGATTTCGCCATATCCAACCTGATCAACAGCGGGATCTTCTCCATCTACGTACTAGTTCAGTTCAAAAGCCAATCCCTGAACGAACACATAGACAAGGCCTGGCAGTTCGGAGGAGCCCTCAGAGGAAGGGACTTCTTCGTAACCCTGGTTCCAGCCCAGATGTGGCGAGGAGAGAGGTGGTTCGAGGGCACCGCCGACGCGGTCTACCAGAACATGCACCTCGTGACGCTGTACGACGCCGACCGAATATGCGTGTTCGCCGCGGACCACATCTACAAGATGGACGTTGAACAGATGCTGACCTACCACATGGACCACAACGCCGACGTCACGGTGGCGGCCAACGTGGTCCCCTCCTGCGAGGCCCACCAGTTCGGCTGCATCGAGACCGACGAGAGAGGCAAGATAACCGGATTTATGGAAAAGCCGAAAAACCCGCCGGAAATCCCGGGAAGACCGGGGTTCAGCTACGTCTCCATGGGGAACTACATCTTCGAGAGAGAGATACTGGAAGAATCCCTTCTGGAGGACGCCTCCATGGAACACTCCAGCCACGACTTCGGCCGAGACATAATACCCCGACTGGTCGGACGAGGCAGGGTGTTCGCCTACGACTTCTCCACCAACGTCCTTCCGGGCATAAACGACGCCCACTGGAGAGACGACAAGCCTTACTGGAAGGACGTAGGCACCATCAAGGCCTACTGGCAGGCACACATGGACCTGCTTCAAAACGACTCGGAGATGACCCTGTACAACCCCCATTGGCCTATCAGGACCGTCTCCTTCGCCGACCCTCCGGCCTACGCCTACCCCTCCGACGGGGAGAGCTGCAATGTCTCCAGCACCCTGATGGCAGAGGGCAGCCGCATACTTGGAGCAGAGGTGGAAAAATCGGTCCTATCCAGAAACTGCGTCATACTTCCGGGAGCTAAGGTCGAGGAATGCATAATCGGCCAAGGAGTGATAATAGGCCGAAACTGCCGCCTCCGCAGGGTGATAGTAGACGGACACAACGAAATCCCCAACGGCACCGTGCTGGGATACGACCTTGAAGAGGACGGTAAACAGAACACCGTCGACGAAAGCTCGGGGATAGTGGTCGTTCCCATGCCCCAGATGCAGCTGAGAAAGAAACCCGACTCGGTTAAAGAAACAGGAGAATGGATGAGCTTCAGCTAA
- the dctP gene encoding TRAP transporter substrate-binding protein DctP — protein MRKVVSAVLLATLVLCFAAPGFAAYKSEYKMSVVPGAITPWGMGAGYFADLVKERTDGRVNIKVYYSGQLFAGKQTSEFLLLRNGAIDFSLASTINWSPQVNELNLPALPFFISANGDDRYAAMDAIENGKSGKMMVDAVEKKGVKFLAWGENGFREMTNSVREVASPEDMKDLKLRVVGSPIYIDTFKALGANPINMNWSEATTAFQQRVVDGQENPLTGICIPVKIWNYHKFLTNWHYVIDPLLLCTNPKTWKGFSEEDQKIIAQAAVDAMKYQKAVARAGLDDGESVAYLESINITPEYPNPYATCEEEGMTVTNLTPENLKAFRDATAQVRADWTKKLGAELVAAAEEDMASINK, from the coding sequence ATGAGGAAAGTGGTTTCTGCGGTTCTGCTGGCAACTCTGGTCCTTTGTTTCGCAGCTCCCGGCTTCGCGGCGTACAAGAGCGAGTACAAGATGAGCGTCGTCCCCGGCGCCATAACCCCCTGGGGAATGGGCGCGGGATACTTCGCCGATCTGGTCAAGGAACGCACCGACGGACGGGTGAACATAAAGGTCTACTACTCGGGACAGCTTTTCGCCGGTAAACAGACCTCCGAGTTCCTGCTTCTTCGCAACGGCGCCATAGACTTCTCCCTGGCATCGACCATCAACTGGTCTCCCCAGGTCAACGAGCTGAACCTTCCGGCTCTGCCCTTCTTCATCTCCGCCAACGGGGATGATCGTTACGCCGCCATGGACGCCATCGAAAACGGCAAATCGGGAAAGATGATGGTCGACGCGGTGGAGAAGAAAGGCGTCAAGTTCCTCGCCTGGGGTGAGAACGGATTCCGCGAGATGACCAACAGCGTCAGAGAAGTAGCCTCTCCAGAGGACATGAAGGACCTCAAGCTTCGGGTCGTCGGCAGCCCCATATATATCGACACCTTCAAAGCCCTGGGAGCCAACCCGATCAACATGAACTGGTCCGAGGCGACCACCGCCTTCCAGCAGCGAGTCGTGGACGGTCAGGAGAACCCTCTTACCGGAATCTGCATCCCCGTCAAGATCTGGAACTACCATAAGTTCCTCACCAACTGGCACTATGTCATCGACCCCCTCCTTCTGTGCACCAACCCGAAGACCTGGAAGGGCTTCTCCGAGGAGGACCAGAAGATCATAGCCCAGGCCGCGGTTGATGCCATGAAGTACCAGAAGGCCGTAGCCAGAGCCGGTCTCGACGACGGCGAATCCGTCGCATATCTCGAGAGCATCAATATCACTCCCGAATATCCCAATCCCTACGCGACCTGCGAGGAAGAGGGCATGACCGTCACCAATCTGACTCCGGAAAACCTCAAGGCCTTCCGTGACGCTACCGCCCAGGTACGTGCCGACTGGACCAAGAAGCTCGGTGCCGAGCTTGTCGCGGCAGCCGAGGAGGACATGGCATCCATCAATAAGTAA
- a CDS encoding TRAP transporter small permease has translation MIAKFFDHFEEILGSILVAVMVTISFVNVITRYFIRMSLSWSEEITVNLFVWVVMLGTAIAFKKGSHLGMEFIYERFPDRIKKVLFLLSAILSIAFFVVLGWLGAIEVKDEIDLCVITESLAIPVWYYTIAIPVFSVLVVFRILQNVVKSLRDHTY, from the coding sequence GTGATAGCTAAATTTTTCGATCACTTCGAGGAGATACTTGGATCGATTCTGGTCGCCGTAATGGTGACCATCTCCTTCGTAAACGTGATAACCAGATATTTTATAAGGATGTCTCTTTCCTGGTCCGAGGAGATAACGGTAAACCTTTTCGTATGGGTGGTCATGCTCGGAACGGCCATAGCCTTCAAGAAAGGCTCCCATCTGGGAATGGAGTTCATATACGAGAGGTTTCCCGACCGTATCAAGAAGGTTTTGTTCCTTCTCTCGGCAATTTTATCGATAGCTTTCTTCGTCGTTCTCGGATGGCTCGGAGCCATAGAGGTCAAAGACGAGATAGATCTCTGCGTAATAACCGAGTCCCTGGCGATACCGGTTTGGTACTACACCATAGCTATACCGGTCTTCTCGGTTCTGGTCGTCTTCAGAATACTCCAGAACGTGGTCAAGTCCCTCAGGGACCACACTTACTAA
- a CDS encoding alpha-ketoacid dehydrogenase subunit beta, producing the protein MAETKKITFSQATLEAMQEEMERDDTVFVMGEDIARQGGIFGQFKGLPDSFGSDRVRDTPITETAIVGAAVGAALAGMRPIADMHFADFMLVCGDEIYNQMAKVHYMFGGQKTVPMVLRAPDGLINQAAAQHSQSLEAIFQHIPGLKVVAPSNPADAKGLLKSAIRDDNPVIYFEHKALFNTKGEVPVEEYFTPIGKADIVTEGSDLTIVSYSNCLQTVAKPVAEMAEKEGISVELIDLRTISPIDKDAILESVAKTSRLAIIHEAVKQGGVGGEIAAIVAEEGLDYLDAPIMRFGSPFTPVPFARPLEQAYRLKPEAILEGIKRMF; encoded by the coding sequence ATGGCTGAGACAAAGAAGATCACATTCTCCCAGGCCACCCTTGAGGCCATGCAGGAGGAGATGGAGAGAGACGATACCGTCTTCGTGATGGGCGAGGACATCGCCAGACAGGGCGGCATTTTCGGACAGTTCAAGGGACTTCCCGACTCTTTCGGTTCCGACAGGGTCCGAGACACCCCGATAACCGAGACCGCCATCGTAGGAGCGGCGGTAGGAGCCGCTCTGGCCGGGATGCGCCCCATAGCGGATATGCACTTCGCCGACTTCATGCTGGTCTGCGGAGACGAGATATACAACCAGATGGCCAAGGTCCACTATATGTTCGGCGGCCAGAAGACCGTTCCCATGGTGCTTCGCGCCCCGGACGGACTGATAAATCAGGCGGCAGCCCAACACTCCCAGAGCCTGGAGGCTATATTCCAGCACATACCGGGCCTCAAGGTAGTGGCTCCGTCCAACCCGGCGGACGCCAAGGGCCTCCTCAAGTCGGCCATAAGGGACGACAACCCGGTCATCTATTTCGAGCACAAGGCCCTGTTCAATACCAAGGGCGAAGTTCCCGTAGAGGAGTATTTCACCCCCATCGGAAAGGCCGACATAGTGACGGAGGGGTCGGATCTGACCATAGTTTCCTACTCGAACTGCCTCCAGACGGTGGCTAAACCCGTAGCGGAGATGGCGGAGAAGGAGGGTATTTCGGTTGAGCTGATAGACCTTCGTACCATCTCCCCCATAGACAAGGACGCCATTCTGGAGTCGGTGGCCAAGACCAGCCGTCTCGCGATAATACACGAAGCTGTGAAGCAGGGCGGAGTCGGTGGCGAGATCGCCGCAATAGTCGCAGAGGAAGGCCTGGACTACCTGGACGCCCCGATAATGCGTTTCGGATCTCCCTTCACGCCGGTTCCCTTCGCCAGACCTCTGGAGCAGGCTTACCGTCTCAAACCGGAGGCCATCCTAGAGGGCATCAAGAGGATGTTCTAG
- a CDS encoding TRAP transporter large permease produces the protein MDFSDPAIWTLILFIVPLLVKVPIAIALGGAAVAVVHFWDMGLPMISYNFFAGIAKFPLLAIPFFIMAGVIMEKAGIAERIIDLMKKMVGNMTGGLAIATVAVATFWGAVSGSGPATVAALGLILIPGMAVAGYDKPFAAATVSVASGLAIVIPPSIAFIVYGGVANVSIPALFAAGFIPGAIVALFMMGAVYLVSKKKGYGGGEPAKPGETFTAFKRSFWGILAPVIILGGIYGGIFTPTEAAAVAVFYGLFVGVFVYRKINSLKVVYEILSSTVVATSVVMIVVTCAGLFSWVGATVGLIEKAAGVLLGISQSQWVILFMINIILLFAGMVLDAISIYYVFLPILLPIMAHFGWDPIWFGVMMTINLAVGQVTPPVAVNLYVGANISGLTIEDISRPAIPLILAALLALIVVILFPQLSTWMPNMLGLN, from the coding sequence ATGGATTTTTCCGATCCCGCAATATGGACTCTAATTCTTTTCATCGTCCCCCTGCTGGTAAAGGTTCCCATAGCCATAGCCTTGGGAGGAGCGGCCGTAGCGGTGGTCCACTTCTGGGACATGGGGCTTCCCATGATCTCCTACAACTTTTTCGCCGGAATAGCCAAGTTTCCCCTGCTTGCCATACCTTTCTTCATCATGGCGGGGGTGATAATGGAAAAGGCCGGCATAGCCGAACGTATCATCGACCTCATGAAGAAAATGGTCGGCAATATGACCGGAGGCCTTGCCATAGCGACGGTGGCGGTTGCCACATTCTGGGGTGCGGTCAGCGGTTCCGGCCCGGCGACGGTCGCGGCTCTGGGACTGATACTGATACCGGGAATGGCCGTGGCCGGATACGATAAGCCGTTCGCCGCTGCTACGGTTTCGGTTGCATCTGGGCTCGCCATAGTGATACCCCCGAGCATCGCCTTCATAGTTTACGGCGGCGTGGCAAACGTCTCCATACCGGCCCTCTTCGCCGCCGGATTCATACCGGGAGCCATAGTTGCTCTCTTCATGATGGGAGCGGTTTACCTGGTCTCCAAAAAGAAAGGCTACGGCGGAGGTGAACCTGCCAAACCAGGGGAGACCTTCACGGCCTTCAAGAGATCCTTCTGGGGCATACTGGCCCCCGTAATAATCCTCGGAGGAATCTACGGAGGGATATTCACCCCCACAGAGGCGGCGGCGGTAGCCGTGTTCTACGGTCTTTTCGTCGGGGTGTTCGTCTACAGAAAGATAAATTCCCTCAAGGTGGTCTACGAGATACTGTCCTCCACCGTCGTGGCCACATCGGTCGTCATGATAGTGGTTACCTGCGCCGGACTGTTTTCCTGGGTCGGAGCTACGGTGGGTCTGATCGAGAAGGCCGCAGGAGTTCTCCTCGGCATATCCCAGTCTCAGTGGGTAATACTGTTTATGATCAACATAATCCTGCTGTTCGCCGGGATGGTGCTGGACGCGATATCCATATACTACGTGTTTCTGCCCATACTCCTGCCTATCATGGCCCACTTCGGCTGGGATCCCATCTGGTTCGGAGTCATGATGACCATCAACCTGGCGGTAGGACAGGTGACCCCTCCCGTGGCGGTCAACCTCTACGTGGGGGCCAACATAAGCGGACTGACCATAGAGGACATAAGCCGTCCGGCCATTCCTCTCATACTGGCCGCCCTGCTCGCACTTATCGTCGTTATCCTCTTCCCCCAGCTTTCGACCTGGATGCCGAACATGCTGGGACTTAACTAG
- a CDS encoding integrase core domain-containing protein — MEKLGVLFSHSRPRVSNDNPYSESIFKTMKYRPAFPSGGFKDIENARAWTYRFVSWYNHTHRHSALNYVTPEQRHKGKAPEILAKRKKTLEEAKRKHPDRWRNRPIRNCSINETVYLNPEKESQGKHRD; from the coding sequence ATGGAAAAACTGGGAGTACTGTTCTCCCATAGCAGACCGAGGGTAAGCAACGACAACCCCTACAGTGAATCGATCTTCAAGACCATGAAATACAGACCTGCCTTCCCCAGCGGAGGCTTCAAGGACATAGAGAACGCTAGAGCCTGGACCTACCGGTTCGTGTCCTGGTACAATCATACCCACCGTCACAGCGCCTTAAACTACGTGACGCCGGAGCAGAGGCATAAAGGAAAAGCCCCGGAGATACTGGCGAAGAGGAAGAAAACCCTGGAAGAAGCCAAGAGAAAACACCCGGACAGATGGAGAAACAGGCCGATAAGAAACTGCTCCATCAATGAGACGGTCTATCTGAATCCGGAGAAAGAGTCCCAGGGAAAGCACAGAGACTGA
- a CDS encoding enoyl-CoA hydratase/isomerase family protein codes for MTESKTVITKVDDGVGRITLNRPESMNTFSTELARGLCDSLEAMESDPSVVVVVLDGAGKNFSTGIDLKEFLSKERHEIRDFLRLMDRHNNVLFSMSKPVIASVQGYTLANGAGLALACDFIVAAENAVFGTTAINVGLICLEPGYQLSRWIGPKRALQYVLTGDFIPAEEALKLGIAYRVVPQEKLEEATMEFAKKLAKKSPLALKTGKRGLQQMESLPLERAIEAAGERFAALAATEDAREGLEAFLGKRTPVWQGR; via the coding sequence ATGACGGAGTCGAAAACGGTTATAACGAAGGTCGATGATGGAGTAGGACGAATCACGTTGAACAGGCCGGAGTCGATGAACACCTTCTCCACCGAGCTGGCAAGAGGTCTATGCGATTCGCTGGAGGCCATGGAGTCCGATCCGTCGGTGGTGGTCGTCGTGCTGGACGGGGCGGGAAAGAACTTTTCCACAGGGATAGACCTGAAAGAGTTTCTGTCCAAAGAACGCCATGAGATTAGGGATTTTTTGCGGCTGATGGACCGACACAACAACGTCCTCTTCTCCATGTCCAAGCCGGTTATCGCCTCGGTTCAGGGCTATACACTGGCCAACGGAGCCGGGCTGGCCCTGGCCTGCGACTTCATAGTGGCGGCGGAGAACGCCGTTTTCGGAACCACCGCCATAAACGTGGGGCTGATCTGTCTGGAACCGGGGTATCAGCTTTCCCGCTGGATAGGCCCTAAACGGGCTCTTCAGTATGTTCTCACCGGGGACTTCATCCCCGCCGAGGAGGCCCTGAAACTGGGCATAGCCTATCGGGTGGTTCCCCAGGAAAAGCTGGAGGAGGCCACCATGGAATTCGCAAAGAAGCTGGCTAAAAAGAGCCCTCTTGCCCTGAAGACCGGCAAGAGGGGATTGCAGCAGATGGAAAGCCTGCCGTTGGAGCGGGCCATAGAGGCCGCAGGAGAAAGATTCGCCGCACTGGCCGCGACGGAAGACGCCAGGGAGGGGCTGGAGGCTTTTCTGGGGAAGCGAACCCCGGTTTGGCAGGGGAGGTAG
- a CDS encoding GntR family transcriptional regulator, with product MRTRKKDLAYKAIKQMIMDKELTEEHYVSENNLAKKLDMSRTPVREALLRLQSEGFINIIPNKGAVVSNVSVVIAKEFYDMRMAIEEFVVRNVADRLTQEHLEHMDLLLKEQEKACEKGDLDGYLRADSEFHDYFLLIYENQTIWDAILQVRQRFHAVGVNVLSTQKDIWTSLAYHKEIVDALKQGDVERAVQVTHDHLKFGKTNLIR from the coding sequence TTGAGGACCCGAAAAAAGGATCTGGCCTACAAGGCGATCAAACAGATGATCATGGATAAAGAGCTTACGGAGGAACACTACGTATCGGAGAACAATCTGGCAAAAAAGCTCGATATGAGCAGAACTCCTGTGAGGGAGGCTCTGCTCCGGCTGCAATCGGAGGGATTCATAAACATCATCCCCAACAAGGGAGCAGTTGTCAGCAATGTCTCGGTGGTCATCGCCAAGGAGTTCTACGACATGAGGATGGCCATAGAGGAGTTCGTTGTCCGCAACGTGGCGGACAGGCTCACTCAGGAACACCTTGAGCACATGGATCTATTGTTGAAGGAGCAGGAAAAAGCCTGCGAGAAAGGCGATCTGGACGGTTATCTGAGAGCAGACAGCGAGTTTCACGATTATTTTCTGCTCATATACGAAAACCAGACCATATGGGACGCCATATTGCAGGTGAGACAGCGGTTTCACGCCGTAGGAGTAAACGTCCTGTCGACCCAGAAGGACATCTGGACGTCTCTGGCCTATCACAAGGAGATAGTGGACGCACTGAAACAGGGTGATGTGGAGAGGGCGGTTCAGGTGACCCACGACCATCTGAAGTTCGGCAAAACCAACCTTATACGTTGA